The segment TTTATGTGGGGCAGCGTGGGCCTTCGTACTCACTTCAGTGCCCTCTCCAGCCTGGTCGGTCCCAGAGCGTCTCTGAAATCCAGTTCGCCTGGTTGAAGGACTGTCAGCAGCTTCCCAAACACCTGGGGAAGACCTCCCTGGAGTTCAGCAGCGTCAGCCTCGAGGACCAAGGAAATTACACTTGTGTCCAGCAGGGAAATGGGACAGCATCATTTACTGTGCGCCTCATTGTAAAGGGTGAGCATTAGCGTTGCATTTTACACAGCCATTCgtttccttcagctgcttttttttgttttttgttttttgggagcTGATGGCTATCTCCAGCAGTCGTCGGGCGAGAGgctggggacaccctggacaggtcgccagtccattacagggacacatggagacaaccattcacattctGACTCACATTTAGTCAAATAACctaatttgcatgtttgttttttttcgtctgtgggaggaaatgcaaactccacacagaaaggctgagCCTACAGGCAACAGCTTTAACCTCTGCTTCTCTGTGCAGCCCCGCTTAGTGTTTCACTGTTACTGAATTCATCTTTCAAAACTATGGATCTTTCAGCACCCCGTTATCTGCCCCTGCTTCAAATTTAAAGTATGTGCCGAGGCATTAAGGGGAGTCTGCTGTGCAGCAGCCTCCGACTCTACATAAAGGCCTTCATTGTCTGTAGCGCTCACAGTTAACAGCAGCATGTCTTTGCAGAGTCTCTGTGTGCCAAAGCCCCAGAGTTTAAACCAAACGGCAGCCCGACCAAACTCTGGAGGAATGTGGGATCCGCTGCGAGACTGAGCTGCACCGCTCTGCTCCTCTGGGATCCATCAGAGGAGCAATGTAAAACCACGCTGCAGTGGAGCAAAGCTGGCCAGCCTCTCACCAACCACACGATCTACCTCCTCAACACGTCGTCATGGTCACTGGAAGCTTTTAACAGATTAGTTTTCCATTAGTGTGCCTGCATCACAGTTAGGGTTTTTAAGAGATGCTAAgatcatgttttctgtctttctttttttatatatatcagGTCTCCTGCAGCTGGGCAGGTGATTGTTAAAAGTCTGCTTGAGATCAccctgaaaaaaacagaagattttGGACTCTACAGCTGCACAGTGAGGAACGTTTCCTCTGATTTTGTCGTACAGAATTCAAgtaagataaattaaaaacacgctgaaattctcttctttttggagaatactgtccagcctttttctttcttttttttgccaatgaaattttcttttagcttgttttgtttgttttttttaatcagaaaggCTTCTGAGTTTTGCCTTGGCAGAGACCACAGGAATCAGTTTATAACGCAGATTGTGGGACACAAaatttgctgattttgttttcagcacagaGAGATTGGCAGATCAGACTCTTAgaacatgtaaaataaagatCATGTTGATTTTAACATCATACTGTATGCATTTTATCATGTCTTATGTTAGAAAGTAAGCTGCATACCTGGGAGTAagggcagaaacaaaaaaggttgtGACTGTACCGCAATCTACCtcattcacttcttttttttttttttttgttctttttgtaaactttttgtAAGACATCTGTGAGAAGTGTTGAATTTGTACAAAAAGCCACTGTGGAGATTCTGCAGAAAGTCTCAGGATTCCTGTACACAATGAAAATGGTTTGAGTTTCAAAAAGTATTTGATTGAAAACTTTAtcttttcatatttctttttgttcaaagGCTTTCGAACTGAACAAATAACAGATCTGTCCAGTTTATGACTGGATTTCTTTCATCCAGttcatttcagatttatttctccACAGTGGGTCTGACATAACTAACCAGTTAAATGACACAAGGTTAGAATTTGAAGTTAAGTTATTATTAAacacttttcttcttgtttctgttgtgtGGTCAGACAGTCCCAGCCACACAGCTCCTGTCACTGCtgccatcctcctcctcctcctgttggGTGTAGCAGCTATCGTCTACATCAGGTGTCACCTGAACATCAAACTCTGGTACAAAAACTCATTCGGGGACTATGAATTCAACGGTGAGTCTTCCAAAAGCAACATGAAGTGACTGTTCTCCTGTTTGAGAGTGTAGTTTCAACACCCGAGggatgtttgtgtctctgtgtcctcagaTGGGAAACTATACGACGCCTACATCTCGTACGTCAATAACGACTACGACAGGAAGTTTGTCAACTTTATTCTCAAACCTcacctggaaaataaaactggctACAAGTTGCACCTCAATGACAACGATATCCTACCTGGTGCAGGTAGCGTCACATGGAGAGAAAATATATTtccataaatgttttttcatgaATGTCTTCGTTTTATACGTGTATTATCTGTGATGTGTGAAAAGTAAATCAGCCTTTCTTACACAATCCAGCCCCGTCTGCAGAGCTCCTAATGAACATGAGCCGCTCTCGGCGTCTCATAGTGCTGCTCTCTCACGCTTATCTCGAGCAGGACTGGTGCACCAGCAATTTCAGGTCAGACTCACACAgacttctgattttttttataagtaaaaTTCTTGCTGCATGACGTAAATTCACCACTTGAGGTCAGTGTTGCATCTGTGCGGTTCCCTTTAGAGTGTCTGACGTACCGCGGCGGTTTCCTTTTCAGACAGGGCCTTCTGCACTTGTTGGAGCTGTGTCAGCAGCCCATCCTGATCACATTGGAGGGTCAGTCCAAACGCATGAGTTCTGACGTCAAGCATCAGCTCAACGAGCACCAACATCGGCTCACCCTACTCACTTGGAGGCACAACTCCGTGGTACGATTCAGCATATACTTCATGCAATCAATATATTTACacgtttctgtttgttttaaacacaacacattcatttttttaaaaatacgactttattattattgacaaTTTGCGACCTTGTCATTAAGAACATTAGTTTTAGCGCTGAAGCTTGGTGGTAAAGTCTGCTTTCAATGGACAGGGTTTTGACTGAGTCGCTCTGTCAAAgaggttttaaataattcaaactaTCCTCAGAAAACAGGCTCCTAAAACTTAAGtgcttttctaaaaaaaaaattaacagattTGTCACCTTTCATCAGAgctttttgaagcatttttataAATGCTGCCTCTCAGACAGCGCTCCCAGTCTGAAGTATTTGTCTTTCATAAATGTGTATCAGTAGTTTGAAGGGTGGGGTGGATTTTCTGTCAGGTTTGACTGTCCTAAAATCTTGATTTAAATGTCGCCTGGTTCTGATTGGTGCCTGAAAGTACGCATCATCCCATTTCTCAAACTGAGTACTCCTTATTCTCAACCAATGAGAAGACCTGAGGCAAAAACAGCACAGACAGAAATCTGTCTGAGAAATAATCAGACCGGTTCCATGTGGTTACGTTTGGGTGGCTGAGAGAGGGGCCAagtcttgcttttattttaattatatccTACATGTAATTAtgcataaaatgtaatttccaaaacagaaacacatgttgcataaaatgaaagcttttagttttaatgttgggggaaaaaaagttttgttttcgtGGGTTGTTAAACTTCAAAacttgtagttgttttaaatgaattctACAGCGTGGTGCCTGCAAAACAGgattttgtttcaggtttttaattttgtacatGTAAATGTTCTGCACCTCCCTTTTACTTGGACAGCAAGAGCTAATGTGTTAAGGTTTTGTGGTTTTGGTGCCCAGACTCCTTCCTCTGACTTCTGGAAAGAATTGGCTCTAGCGATGCCTCGTAGAGTCACCTTCCACAGTCAGCCTGCAGGCGACCCTCAGACTGTGCTGCAGGAAGACAGAGACCCCATGCTGACCCTTGACCCCGACTACCTGGACTGCCGCTCAGACACAGATGGAGCTGGAGATCTGGGTAAGATCAGCAGTCACTGGACGAGTTGTTCTTGTGCACTTGTTCCATGGCTCATTCTTCTTTTTGTATATAAATTACTATTAATTGTATTTATATGCAGATcgataaaacacacacaaaagaggaaactgtttgtttaaatgttctgtgttttatgttagGCAAAAATCTTAACAGCTTAAATACATTAACCAGTTTAACCATTATAAATcaacaaacactgaataaaCTGGAGGTAATAGTtaactttttaacaaaatataagtTTGCACAAATATTTACTTTGCTGTTTTGTACGGAGCACAGAAAGTAACAGGGATCAAAGGAGAAATAGACTTCAGTTTAGGAAATTGTGCTTCAGGAATTTGTGTTTAAcagcaggtgttgtgtttagtgatgttttaatttttttactgcGAATCAGACGTGAACAGAGCACTGGAAGTGAAATAAGGGTTCAGGAACAATTGCAACTGGCTGTGATATTCAATGATATTAAGCCAGTATTTTACAGACTGTTGGTGACAAATGGTGGACGGCACTCACACAGGAGTCTCCAAGTGTCTGTGTTCACAGGAATCCTCAACTTCATTGCATTAGTCATAGGACCTCGCTGTTTaatcacttgaattttgaacacatTCAAGACAAATTTGTCTTGCAAATGCACAAGTTTGTAACTTGACGCTGTGTTCCTTGTTTgcgtttgtaaaataaaatgtgcatttaagagtttgtaaaaaaaaaaaccactttgATGGGCAACTGAATGTGCACAGCTCgagcctttttaaaatacagttttacaagtaGAGCGTGTGAAAATAGGCCATGATTTCTACAAAATCGCTGTGCAAAAGTTGGCTGCACAGCAAACCGGTCGCTCTGTGAAAGCACTCAGAATTCAACTGAAAACGTACCCGTTTTCTCACGTTTCCAACTCGTCGCAGATACTGGCTTTAATGGTGTTGGCACCAAAATTATGTCAGACATTTAGACGTTCTTAATGTCATTCCAAAAGCTGAATGAGAAACATgcgtgtttgtttctgttcactgTTAAGGATTTTTAAACACTCACAATTCGTTGTATGATTTGCTTTGATTAAAGTGAGGGTGGAGTGTATTTACTGTCATTGAGCAGAGAGGTTTGTGGGTTTACAACAGTTTAATAGTTTGTTGAGAAAGTTTTTATTCTAGAAAGAAGAATATTAGCTTCACTGACCCAAAACAATGATCTGTTAGTTGTTCTCAATCAGATTTGGCTGTCATCAGATCTGCGCGTAGTTTACTGAACTGTGGGAAATTCTTACGATCTGTGGTTTTTACTTTAACCCCCTGGCACCTGGCGGGCTCTGAAGTTTCACATCCATAAATACTAATAATGAAGATAAATACTTTATTGTTGATGGCGTCATGTGGAAGGCCAGAAAGATGACAAGATGCCATCATCACCAAGATGCAGTCAAAACAAATAGTTACGGTGCATGTTGTTTTGCTTCGTGGATGTTTGTCCACCAGTATTTCTAAAGTGGACAGAATATAGATTGACTCTGGTTACAGAAATCTAAATATCAAAAACCTACAGCCACTGTCAGCTGTCTTTCCTTCAGCAGTACTAAGCTGAAGACATGTTATGGAGATTATCATTTGGACTGTGCTTTCCTTGTATTTTCCACCTGTTgcgtctgtgtatgtgtgtgttaaacaCAGCTACTTCACTGCAGGCTTTAGCATCGTCTCTGACAGACATGAATGAAACTTCTCAAATTCATCTAACgctgccaaaacaaaaattactgaAGTAGTTCCATTAACCCACAGTTCGGTCTAGTTATTCacaaaatattcagtttgttgtagGGGGAGAAACGAGTATATGACTTAAACCAGGTATAGTTATGAGATAATCAGGAGACACTGAGATGGGTTTCTTTGTTGCAGGGTTTCGGCTCCCCATGTACAGGACTCTATCGTCTCGAGCGCCGGTTCTCCCCGGTGCCCCCATCGGAGCAGCTGAGCCAAATTCTTCTGACATCGACATGTCGGATCTGGGAGCGCGCAGCTACGCAGCCCGCTCCGACTTTTACTGCCTGGTGACGAAGGAGGACGTGTGAATCCCACCGACCTATGAAGTGACCACcactttttatatttgtcatgtagctgtgtgtgtgtttctgtacactGTGGGTATAAAATCCTAATGTGCCATTTTGTTTCCAATTATCAGagactttttagattttttatatatgtgtatatatttgtatcattgtgtaaaatattatcTGAAAcatctgtgggaaaaaaaaagtaactgtgTTCATCGTCACTTTGTTGATCGTCTCTTTTAGACCCCAACGGGGAAAGTAAAGATAAGAACTCTTGCTTTTTAAGCAGTTTGTCCCCATTTCATAACTAATAATGATTGGcataaacagataaattaaGAAGATAGTCTCTCTAATAAATGCGCAGATCTTGTCCTTTTCGACAGAACTGATGAGCCCTGGAGAAACGATTCCGTGCAGTCAGGTAAGAGTCTAAATATGGGTGCAGCAGGGAACATCTAGTATTGTTCCTGTCTGAGCAGGAGCAAATATGTAAACAGGGTGTGGTCCGGGCATTTCAGCATATCAGTGTTTGTTATTACAGCAACACTCGTACAAAATacttttgaaaatgtctttattaGTTAAATCAGATGTTACATCTGCCTGTAAGAAACACGAGGAGAAAAAACAGCCAGAAACTTCCAAAACCCAAACATAATCACCATTTATAACCACGGAGCAGAAATTATTACAATTCCAAAATTTAATGTGTCGGTTTTCTAAGAAGTTTACTTtttatacaaatacatttaaatcattttctgtgTGCCAAGTTATAACTCAAGAAGGTGCTCAAATATGCAACATTTTCATTCATAAGCCTTAAAACTACTTAGTGTgaaaaatgtgggtttttttttgcttttgctcttttttttttttactttacacaCCACCAGCTGATTACACACTGCAGCATTTCATATAAAAGATTGAGTTATATGCTTTTTAAAGCACACAGTAAATATAAAAGTCACATGATAAAAGTATTCCCTTAAAGCAAACCTATttacatcctttttttaataatctctaGTTTACATTCAACAGTaataattttgactttaataaGGAGATgtctattttaaaatacaaaaaatgtaatgagaaatatttacaaagatgcctttttttaatatttggttaaGAGTTTACAACAGAGGGCAATAGGGCATAAGTGTCCAAGTTATCCATGGGCAGGTTGTAAAAGAACTGCTTTATCTAAATTAATGTTGTTCAGAGAAGAGGCGAATCCCAGATAAGATGCTAACCAAACAGTGTTTAGAGTAAATGGTTTAGGTGCAGACATTAGTACCAGAGTTCATTCATAATCCCGCTGGATCCATAGTTCTTTTTACTGCGTCAACGTCCATTAGgttgcacaaaaacaagaaagtttCAACTCCTGCTGGTCAGATGCAAAAATCACTTTAGTGACCGTGATCTTATCAGAAAGTCTTGCAGGTAAAAATCGAGCCTTGTTCTTTTTAGACAGAATCGGTAAAATGCTTTTTCTCCCACCCGCCCtgcaacacagagacaaagacaagttttatttaagatactgtttttttgttttgttttttacttattaCACAAATCAACAACAGCTCACTTGACCTTAAAACTCATCCTGGACTGACTGCGGAGCTCAGTCCGTCACCTGATTCTACAGCGCAGtgaagaacataaaaaaaataacgtCCTCCCATGACAaatattaacacattttttgttctgctcagaCTTGTTCATTAGGTAACAAATCGAACGCCACACCTTTGGGAGTGGCAAGCTGTGATCTGCAGAAAGCTGTAAAAATCACAGGGTTCAGCCCATCACATGGACCTGCTTGGctgggtatgtgtgtgtgagagcagcCAAGAGATATATGGGTTTTAAACACGTGCCATCCAACTGACgaggaaacaacagaaatggAAGAGCGTCaactcgctctctctctcttacacacatacacagataaGAATGAGGGTGGGGATTCGCAACAAGAAAGCGTTGACTTTTTGTGAGGTCGGTTGTTGAGAAGCTATTGATTCTTGTTCCCACCCATGTTGGAGGACAGGAGACTCTTGAAAAAATTGATCTGAAAGCATCTTGAAGTATACAGAGAGGATTAACTCCTTCAAAGAAGttggataaataataaaaaaaaaaaagagagagcgaTAGCTGTGATTTTTTTGAAGTACGGTTCCGTGGATgtaatattttacctgctgtagatagctctttgaacaaaatcagtttttagaTACGGTTAAATTCCTGCCTGACTGACGAGCTAATAGCTAACAGCTCATCCCAACACAGACCAAAGTGGTTGCcgctgctgtgtttaaaaaaacaaaacaaaaaaaacaacaacttccaTAGAAATTCATGCaagttctattaaaaaaaactctaaaccatcaatttttatttctgaaatattaCATACTCCTGCCAGAAGTGCTGCAAATAACTGCTGCCAATATTTACGCTTGGAAATAATCATGAAGTTCTAGGTAAATAGTCACGTAATGTCAATATGttggcaatgtaaaggtttatacaaTCGCGTTTGCATGATATTGACtgagattgttgttgttttaaggcagcagcaaTCCACGTAGGTCTGCCctgctctgactagctgttagctcgtcaaatAAACTCCAAGCTGAGGATGTGCAGAGAGCTATTCACAGCAGCTAAGGTATTGATCGTTTaatgacctttccacagaaattaatctttttaaaatcaagtcCTGGAAGTGCAAGACAACTGATACATGTATGACTAAAAGATGCCAGAAGAGAAATTATGAGCAGTCACTTTCATCATAGGAATAATTTAAAGTCTCTTTATGAGGAAAATCACAGGTTAGTTGCAGATAGTAAAGTTGCTGGAtaacattttacaaatgttttcacacacctgacacacctgaagcctttttttgtaCTAAATACTTTGTCTAAAATATTTAGTCATTGGCATTAACTACA is part of the Kryptolebias marmoratus isolate JLee-2015 linkage group LG11, ASM164957v2, whole genome shotgun sequence genome and harbors:
- the sigirr gene encoding single Ig IL-1-related receptor, whose amino-acid sequence is MANILFASVLVCSGLLWTPLVFGQSCVNDSRFKEQVLYVGQRGPSYSLQCPLQPGRSQSVSEIQFAWLKDCQQLPKHLGKTSLEFSSVSLEDQGNYTCVQQGNGTASFTVRLIVKESLCAKAPEFKPNGSPTKLWRNVGSAARLSCTALLLWDPSEEQCKTTLQWSKAGQPLTNHTIYLLNTSSWSPAAGQVIVKSLLEITLKKTEDFGLYSCTVRNVSSDFVVQNSNSPSHTAPVTAAILLLLLLGVAAIVYIRCHLNIKLWYKNSFGDYEFNDGKLYDAYISYVNNDYDRKFVNFILKPHLENKTGYKLHLNDNDILPGAAPSAELLMNMSRSRRLIVLLSHAYLEQDWCTSNFRQGLLHLLELCQQPILITLEGQSKRMSSDVKHQLNEHQHRLTLLTWRHNSVTPSSDFWKELALAMPRRVTFHSQPAGDPQTVLQEDRDPMLTLDPDYLDCRSDTDGAGDLGFRLPMYRTLSSRAPVLPGAPIGAAEPNSSDIDMSDLGARSYAARSDFYCLVTKEDV